In Blastopirellula sp. J2-11, a single genomic region encodes these proteins:
- a CDS encoding 2-isopropylmalate synthase encodes MSNQRTIKIFDTTLRDGEQSPGASMNLPEKMEIAQALVDLGVDVIEAGFPIASPGDFEAVHEIASNIRGASICGLARCNDRDIDRAWEALKSAKAPRIHVFLATSAIHREFKLKMSPDEIVERAIAGVARAAGYCDDVEFSPEDAARTEPDFLCRVVEAAIKAGATTVNIPDTVGYATPSHMGRVISDLVNRVPNIDQAIISVHCHNDLGLAVANSLAAVEAGAGQIECTINGIGERAGNCALEEIVMALRTRNDYYNVDSRINTERLVPTSRLVSSVTGMQVQRNKAIVGRNAFAHEAGIHQDGMLKEPSTYEIMRPEDVGFAKTDLVLGKHSGRAALADRARSLGYHMTGEQLQAVFEQFKELADKKKEIYDGDISALCEQQIRGSDLTKEWSLVSLEVSSGTQRQPNVKMTLAHAGEEHSAEVSEGDGPIDAAFWAVERITGVKLNCKDFQVRSATLGRDAQGTVTVDIDHNGTIFRGRGVSTDTVESTVLAILDAVNRICWKTARPVETT; translated from the coding sequence ATGTCCAATCAACGCACTATCAAGATCTTTGACACCACGCTCCGCGACGGCGAGCAATCTCCCGGCGCCAGCATGAACTTGCCCGAAAAGATGGAGATCGCCCAGGCGCTGGTCGACCTGGGAGTCGACGTCATCGAGGCCGGCTTTCCGATCGCATCGCCCGGCGACTTTGAAGCGGTTCACGAAATCGCCAGCAACATTCGCGGCGCTTCGATCTGCGGTCTGGCCCGCTGTAACGACCGCGACATCGATCGCGCCTGGGAAGCGTTGAAGTCGGCCAAGGCGCCGCGCATCCATGTCTTTCTCGCAACCAGCGCGATTCACCGCGAGTTCAAGTTGAAGATGTCGCCGGACGAAATCGTCGAACGCGCCATCGCAGGCGTCGCTCGGGCAGCCGGCTATTGCGACGACGTCGAGTTCTCACCCGAAGACGCAGCTCGAACCGAACCCGACTTCCTGTGCCGCGTGGTCGAAGCGGCGATTAAAGCAGGCGCCACCACGGTCAACATTCCCGACACCGTCGGTTACGCGACCCCTTCGCACATGGGCCGCGTCATCAGCGACCTGGTCAATCGCGTACCGAACATCGATCAGGCGATCATTTCGGTTCACTGCCACAACGACCTCGGCCTGGCGGTCGCCAACAGCTTGGCCGCGGTGGAAGCGGGCGCCGGTCAGATCGAATGCACGATCAACGGCATCGGCGAACGTGCCGGCAACTGCGCCTTGGAAGAGATCGTCATGGCGCTGCGAACTCGCAATGACTATTACAACGTCGATTCGCGCATCAATACCGAGCGTCTTGTTCCGACCAGCCGATTGGTGTCGAGCGTCACCGGCATGCAGGTGCAACGCAACAAAGCGATTGTCGGCCGCAACGCGTTCGCGCATGAGGCCGGCATTCACCAAGATGGCATGCTGAAAGAGCCGTCGACCTACGAGATCATGCGTCCCGAGGACGTTGGTTTCGCCAAGACCGACCTGGTGCTCGGCAAACATAGTGGTCGCGCGGCGTTGGCCGATCGAGCGAGAAGTCTCGGCTATCACATGACCGGCGAGCAATTGCAGGCCGTCTTTGAGCAGTTCAAAGAGTTGGCCGACAAGAAGAAAGAGATCTACGACGGCGATATCTCGGCCCTGTGCGAACAACAGATCCGCGGCAGCGACTTGACCAAAGAATGGTCGCTCGTCTCGCTCGAAGTTTCGTCCGGCACCCAGCGGCAACCGAACGTCAAGATGACTCTGGCTCACGCCGGCGAAGAACATTCCGCCGAAGTCTCCGAAGGAGACGGACCGATCGACGCCGCATTCTGGGCCGTCGAACGAATCACCGGCGTCAAGCTGAACTGCAAAGACTTCCAAGTCCGCAGCGCCACTTTAGGCCGCGACGCCCAAGGAACGGTCACCGTCGACATCGACCACAACGGCACGATCTTCCGCGGCCGCGGCGTATCCACCGACACCGTCGAATCAACCGTCCTGGCGATCCTCGACGCCGTCAATCGCATCTGCTGGAAAACCGCTAGGCCGGTCGAAACGACCTAG
- a CDS encoding Gfo/Idh/MocA family protein — translation MSQANHSDRRQFLKTGAIAAAGVAVPYYFSGANVQADELKNESANDRLIVGCIGTGSRWGAVGPNAMKLGDVAIVCDVDSNHAEQGRKRCEDANKQKGRERKVDVVEDYRKVLDRKDVDIVTIVTPDHWHSKIAIEAMKAGKDVYCEKPLTLTIDEGKKICKVAKETGRVFQVGTQQRSEMGQLFLKAIALINQGRIGDIQKVHVAIGGSPDSGPIPVAEVPKQLNWEMWLGQAPLVDYRFKGKGNGNSRCHYEFRWWYEYSGGKMTDWGAHHIDIAQWGLDQQNVGGPVSLEPIMVEFPTPFQDGMPTQDDRYNTATKFHVRAMYPGDIEVNIRDECNDLGFGNGILFEGTKGRFMVNRGKLAGAPVEELKDNPLPEDAIQKIYKGMTPAGGNAHMANFFECVKLRKDPISDVYSHHRAMTTCHLANIALRLDRTVKWDEESEQIVGDDDANRWLSREARKGYEVTA, via the coding sequence GTGAGTCAAGCGAATCATTCCGACCGCCGCCAGTTTCTGAAAACCGGCGCTATCGCCGCCGCCGGCGTCGCAGTTCCCTACTATTTTTCTGGCGCAAACGTCCAAGCGGACGAGTTGAAAAACGAGTCCGCGAATGATCGCCTGATTGTCGGCTGCATCGGCACCGGATCGCGATGGGGCGCCGTCGGTCCGAACGCGATGAAATTGGGAGATGTCGCGATCGTCTGCGATGTCGACTCCAATCACGCCGAGCAAGGACGCAAGCGTTGCGAAGACGCCAACAAGCAAAAAGGGCGCGAGCGAAAAGTCGACGTCGTCGAAGATTATCGCAAGGTCTTGGACCGCAAAGATGTGGATATCGTGACGATCGTCACGCCCGATCACTGGCACTCGAAAATCGCGATCGAAGCGATGAAAGCCGGCAAAGACGTCTACTGCGAAAAGCCGCTGACGCTGACGATTGACGAAGGCAAGAAGATCTGCAAGGTCGCCAAAGAGACCGGCCGCGTTTTCCAGGTCGGCACCCAACAACGCAGCGAAATGGGACAGCTCTTCCTGAAAGCGATCGCACTGATCAATCAAGGTCGCATCGGCGACATTCAAAAGGTGCACGTCGCGATCGGCGGCTCTCCCGACAGCGGCCCGATTCCAGTCGCCGAAGTGCCGAAACAGCTCAACTGGGAAATGTGGCTCGGTCAGGCGCCGCTCGTTGACTACCGCTTCAAGGGAAAAGGAAACGGCAATTCCCGTTGTCATTACGAATTCCGCTGGTGGTACGAATACTCTGGCGGCAAAATGACCGACTGGGGCGCCCATCACATCGACATCGCCCAATGGGGTCTCGATCAACAAAATGTCGGCGGTCCGGTTAGTCTCGAACCGATCATGGTCGAGTTTCCGACTCCTTTCCAGGACGGCATGCCGACGCAAGACGATCGCTACAACACGGCGACCAAGTTCCATGTCCGTGCGATGTACCCCGGCGATATCGAAGTCAACATTCGCGACGAATGCAACGACCTCGGTTTTGGTAACGGCATCCTCTTCGAGGGAACCAAAGGCCGCTTCATGGTCAACCGCGGCAAGCTGGCTGGCGCTCCGGTCGAAGAATTGAAAGACAATCCGCTGCCCGAAGACGCGATTCAAAAGATTTACAAAGGGATGACCCCGGCGGGCGGCAACGCTCACATGGCGAACTTCTTTGAATGCGTCAAACTGCGGAAAGACCCGATCTCCGACGTCTACTCGCACCATCGCGCGATGACGACCTGCCATCTGGCCAACATCGCGTTGCGTCTGGATCGCACCGTGAAATGGGACGAAGAATCAGAGCAAATTGTCGGCGACGACGACGCCAACCGCTGGTTGTCCCGCGAAGCCCGCAAAGGATACGAAGTCACTGCGTAG
- a CDS encoding DUF420 domain-containing protein, which translates to MLSLFAQNYGFLPTRGSVMLDFVFLAMFGVIVIMAISIALVRFRRMYNLHKWLQIILGVVLLLAVIAFEIDMRFFTNWRELAEPSPYYASGTVDTSLYIHLAFAIPTPLLWIFVILKAICKFPSPVMPNSYSNTHKFWARLAAIGMTMTAVTGWIFYYLGFVAS; encoded by the coding sequence ATGCTATCGCTGTTTGCGCAAAACTATGGATTTTTACCGACCCGCGGTTCGGTGATGCTCGACTTCGTCTTTTTGGCGATGTTTGGCGTGATCGTGATCATGGCGATTAGCATCGCGCTGGTTCGCTTTCGGCGGATGTATAACCTGCACAAATGGCTGCAAATCATTCTGGGGGTCGTGCTGTTGTTGGCGGTGATCGCGTTCGAGATCGATATGCGGTTTTTCACCAACTGGCGCGAACTGGCCGAACCGTCTCCGTATTACGCGTCGGGGACGGTCGACACGAGTCTCTATATTCACTTGGCCTTCGCGATTCCCACGCCGCTGCTCTGGATCTTTGTGATCCTGAAAGCGATTTGCAAATTTCCGAGTCCGGTGATGCCCAACAGCTATAGCAACACCCACAAGTTTTGGGCCCGACTCGCGGCGATCGGCATGACGATGACCGCGGTGACGGGGTGGATATTCTATTACCTGGGGTTTGTGGCGAGCTGA
- a CDS encoding HAD family hydrolase, which produces MSSQPIEFFYFDLGNVLLYFDHDRACRQMAQVADAPVEQVRDVVFFSGMQIRYETGEIDTAEFHAYFCQQTGRSPIQDELALAASDIFELNHPVIEIAEALHEQGRRLGILSNTCACHWDFCIAGRYPFLHQCFEQYVLSYEAKSMKPDAGIYQAAIEQAGVAPASIFFVDDRPENVAGAREYGLDAVLFIGADRLREDLAARGILAG; this is translated from the coding sequence ATGAGCTCGCAGCCGATCGAGTTTTTCTATTTCGATCTGGGGAACGTCCTCTTGTATTTCGATCATGACCGGGCCTGTCGGCAGATGGCCCAGGTCGCCGATGCGCCGGTCGAGCAGGTGCGCGACGTTGTCTTCTTTAGCGGCATGCAGATTCGCTACGAAACCGGCGAGATCGACACCGCCGAGTTTCACGCCTACTTCTGCCAGCAAACAGGCCGCTCGCCGATCCAGGACGAGTTGGCCTTGGCGGCGAGCGACATCTTTGAGCTCAATCACCCGGTGATCGAAATCGCCGAGGCGCTGCATGAGCAAGGGCGCCGCTTGGGGATCTTGTCGAACACGTGTGCGTGTCACTGGGATTTTTGCATCGCCGGGCGTTATCCGTTTTTGCACCAGTGCTTTGAACAATACGTGTTGAGCTATGAAGCGAAGTCGATGAAGCCTGACGCTGGGATCTATCAAGCGGCGATCGAGCAAGCAGGAGTCGCGCCGGCGTCGATCTTCTTTGTCGACGATCGACCCGAGAACGTCGCAGGCGCTCGGGAGTACGGATTAGACGCGGTGCTGTTTATCGGCGCTGATCGACTGCGAGAAGATCTGGCTGCCCGTGGTATTTTGGCCGGTTAG
- a CDS encoding chemotaxis protein CheA: MSEHDANNELLAGFIDESVHAIQDLPALLNAFKSDSNNSEAVHSVFRTVHSIKGNAGFFGLTAIKKFAHSLENALDEVRNQKTPLTEDLCRALIEGIDSLDQLLHAVENQTHEETLSEADLKLLEQVAVLSKTKGADEDAAGDALIADLLEMADEMTAAGFPESLHWAERIRELGQLSAPSELIKQIAAPAELLPLEFVLGGVELTRSVRKLIELFVQGETEPFDDDCSTALMESLSELKLCARNASESALQSTLEDASRNFKAIYDSGIGVDGMLLSIIWEQLSPVLESLKPQAPAEPETPPPAEGPIAKSQESDVDDDSAQKKDANAKKTRFLRVNEESIDNFLDDVSSLFITCERLKDIQSRMTSSRELRELVEELRQVNISFNLQANRLQKSVVSLRRVPIRGMFSKFPRMARTLANSLEKKLDVHLAGEDLEVDKSLLEELDAPLTHMIRNVADHALELPADRTARGLNEVGNLWLSAEMTRTHVLISIRDDGRGIDPDRLRRKAVQSGAITESQAERMPDQEAIELIFHPGLSTAEQVTEISGRGVGMDVVRTMVQENGGEIRVESTLGVGTNFTIEIPIRQAVLVIDGLLIHEGEERFVVPFDAVREVLDLPYEELKTAGGAPVVTLRGTTYAAVSLAEMLDIPRDSKQKSDRLSAVLMTSKQGDVCLMIDQVVGKRKVVVNSLQDILPDVRAIGGVAQLGGGELALVLSSNEIIRSLKR; the protein is encoded by the coding sequence ATGAGCGAACACGACGCCAATAACGAACTGCTAGCGGGATTCATCGATGAATCGGTGCATGCCATTCAGGATTTGCCGGCACTACTGAACGCTTTCAAATCGGATTCGAACAACTCCGAAGCGGTCCATTCGGTATTTCGAACCGTCCATTCGATCAAAGGCAACGCCGGCTTCTTCGGCCTCACGGCGATCAAGAAGTTCGCACACTCGTTGGAAAACGCGCTCGACGAAGTACGCAACCAAAAGACGCCGCTGACCGAAGACCTCTGTCGTGCGCTGATTGAAGGGATCGATTCGCTCGACCAATTGCTGCATGCGGTAGAAAATCAAACGCACGAAGAAACTTTGAGCGAAGCGGACCTAAAGCTGTTGGAGCAGGTCGCCGTACTCTCGAAAACAAAAGGCGCCGATGAAGACGCCGCCGGCGACGCGTTGATCGCCGATTTGCTGGAGATGGCCGACGAAATGACGGCGGCCGGATTTCCGGAATCGCTTCACTGGGCCGAACGGATTCGGGAATTGGGGCAGCTCTCGGCGCCCTCTGAGCTAATAAAACAGATCGCTGCGCCTGCGGAATTGCTTCCCCTAGAATTCGTGCTCGGCGGCGTCGAATTAACGCGTTCGGTTCGCAAGCTGATCGAATTGTTCGTCCAGGGCGAAACCGAACCGTTTGACGACGATTGTTCGACCGCTCTGATGGAATCGCTGTCCGAATTGAAGTTGTGTGCTCGCAACGCATCGGAATCGGCGTTGCAATCGACGCTCGAAGACGCTAGTCGTAACTTCAAAGCAATTTATGACAGCGGTATCGGCGTCGACGGAATGCTGCTCAGCATCATTTGGGAACAGCTGTCGCCGGTGCTGGAATCGCTGAAGCCGCAAGCGCCGGCAGAGCCTGAAACGCCGCCGCCGGCGGAAGGTCCGATCGCCAAATCGCAGGAAAGCGATGTCGACGACGACTCCGCTCAGAAGAAAGACGCCAACGCAAAGAAGACCCGCTTCCTGCGCGTCAACGAAGAAAGTATCGATAACTTTTTGGATGACGTTTCTAGCCTGTTTATCACCTGTGAACGGTTGAAAGACATTCAAAGTCGGATGACGAGTTCTCGCGAGCTCCGCGAACTGGTCGAAGAGCTGCGGCAAGTTAACATCTCGTTCAATCTGCAAGCCAACCGTTTGCAAAAGAGCGTCGTTTCGCTGCGACGCGTACCGATTCGCGGCATGTTCTCCAAGTTCCCGCGGATGGCCCGCACTTTAGCCAACAGCTTAGAGAAGAAACTGGACGTTCATCTCGCCGGCGAAGACTTGGAAGTCGACAAGTCGCTGCTGGAAGAACTGGATGCGCCGCTCACGCACATGATTCGAAATGTCGCCGATCACGCGTTGGAATTGCCTGCCGATCGCACGGCTCGTGGTTTAAATGAAGTAGGCAACTTGTGGCTGTCGGCCGAGATGACCCGTACGCACGTATTGATTTCGATTCGCGACGACGGCCGCGGAATTGATCCTGATCGTTTGCGTCGCAAAGCGGTTCAAAGCGGCGCGATCACCGAGTCGCAAGCCGAGCGAATGCCGGATCAAGAAGCGATCGAACTCATCTTCCATCCAGGACTATCAACGGCCGAACAAGTGACCGAGATCTCGGGACGCGGCGTCGGCATGGATGTGGTCCGCACCATGGTGCAAGAGAACGGCGGCGAGATCCGCGTCGAGTCGACCTTGGGCGTCGGAACAAACTTTACGATTGAGATTCCGATTCGCCAGGCCGTGTTGGTGATTGATGGGCTGTTAATCCACGAAGGCGAAGAACGCTTCGTCGTGCCGTTCGACGCCGTTCGTGAAGTGCTTGATCTGCCGTACGAAGAGCTGAAAACCGCCGGCGGAGCTCCGGTTGTCACGCTTCGCGGCACGACCTATGCAGCGGTTTCGCTTGCCGAAATGCTCGACATTCCCCGCGATTCGAAACAGAAGAGCGATCGACTGTCGGCGGTGTTGATGACCAGCAAGCAAGGGGACGTCTGTCTGATGATCGATCAGGTGGTTGGCAAACGAAAAGTGGTGGTCAACAGTCTGCAGGACATTCTGCCAGATGTCCGCGCGATTGGCGGCGTCGCCCAACTCGGCGGCGGCGAACTAGCGTTGGTCTTGTCCTCCAACGAGATTATTCGTTCTTTGAAGCGATGA
- a CDS encoding DUF1080 domain-containing protein, with translation MPRFCFSLLFAALSAASLQAADATSIFDGQTLEGWEGKSEWFRVEEGAVVAGSLKKAIPNNEFLCTKEEYGDFELTLEAKLVGQGTNAGVQFRSQRIPNHHEMIGFQCDMGSTPARLIWGSLYDESRRKVFMAEGPAAEVAKTVKSGEWNRLKIRCQGPKIQIWVNDLQTVDYTEADGAIARTGVIGLQIHSGPAAEASYRKLQLKKL, from the coding sequence ATGCCCCGCTTTTGCTTTTCGCTGCTGTTTGCAGCGCTCTCCGCCGCTTCGCTGCAGGCCGCTGACGCAACGTCGATCTTTGATGGCCAGACGTTGGAGGGTTGGGAAGGAAAAAGCGAATGGTTTCGGGTGGAAGAGGGAGCGGTTGTCGCCGGGTCGCTGAAGAAGGCGATTCCGAACAACGAGTTTCTTTGCACCAAAGAAGAGTACGGCGACTTTGAGTTGACCCTAGAGGCGAAGCTGGTTGGTCAGGGGACCAACGCCGGCGTGCAGTTTCGCAGCCAGCGGATTCCGAATCATCACGAGATGATCGGTTTCCAGTGCGACATGGGAAGCACGCCGGCGCGATTGATTTGGGGGTCGCTGTATGACGAATCGCGCCGCAAGGTTTTTATGGCGGAAGGCCCGGCCGCCGAGGTCGCCAAAACGGTGAAGAGCGGCGAATGGAATCGTTTGAAGATTCGGTGCCAGGGCCCGAAGATTCAAATCTGGGTCAACGATTTGCAAACGGTCGACTACACCGAAGCGGATGGCGCGATTGCCCGAACCGGGGTTATCGGTTTGCAGATTCACTCTGGGCCGGCGGCCGAAGCGTCGTATCGCAAGTTGCAATTGAAAAAGCTATGA
- a CDS encoding response regulator: MNKKVLHVDDDPQILRLVGRQLSSAGYDVISLEQPEKAMKVLLDSSIRVCILDIEMPRINGLELLQDIKQYDGGIQVVMLTGLVTLSTVLDSMRFGAESCLFKPVEKFDTLKEVLEAAFEKQLRWWNALHELKQRQLT, encoded by the coding sequence ATGAACAAAAAAGTTTTGCATGTCGATGACGATCCGCAGATCCTGCGCCTGGTTGGGCGGCAGTTGTCGAGTGCTGGATATGACGTCATTTCTCTGGAGCAACCGGAGAAAGCGATGAAAGTATTGCTCGACAGTTCGATTCGCGTGTGCATCCTCGATATCGAGATGCCGCGGATTAACGGACTCGAATTGCTGCAGGACATCAAGCAATACGATGGAGGCATTCAAGTCGTCATGCTGACCGGCCTGGTGACGTTGTCGACCGTACTGGATTCGATGCGTTTTGGAGCGGAGTCTTGCTTATTTAAGCCTGTTGAAAAGTTCGATACGCTCAAAGAAGTGCTCGAAGCGGCCTTTGAAAAACAGTTGCGTTGGTGGAACGCATTGCATGAACTGAAACAGCGGCAACTGACCTAA
- the xylA gene encoding xylose isomerase, with product MAAFPEVDKIQYEGPDSKNPLAFRWYNPDEVVEGKTMRDHMRFSVVYWHTFRGSGADPFGPGTAVRPWDDGTNSEENAVKRVSVAFEFIEKLGAPYYAFHDRDVSPEGASLSETNKIFDAVAAALKSEQERTGIKLLWGTANLFSHPRFMHGAATSCNADAFAFGASQVKKCLEVTKELGGENYVFWGGREGYQNLLNTDMKRELDHLAKFFHLAVDYAKEIGFTGQFLIEPKPKEPTKHQYDFDSANCLAFLKSYDLDKHFKLNLETNHATLASHTMQHELEYAGMNGILGSIDANTGDLLLGWDTDQFPTNYYLTTEVMLSILKYGGLGAGGVNFDAKVRRESFEPIDLFYAHIGGMDAFAKGLKVAAAIRADGEFDKFTKARYGSWDSGVGAEIEAGKHDLKSLEKYMLAKGEAAANVSGRQEFLENLFNRYM from the coding sequence ATGGCAGCGTTTCCCGAAGTCGACAAGATTCAATACGAAGGTCCCGATTCGAAGAACCCGCTGGCCTTTCGCTGGTACAATCCAGACGAAGTGGTCGAAGGCAAAACGATGCGCGATCACATGCGGTTTAGCGTTGTCTATTGGCACACGTTCCGCGGCTCCGGCGCCGATCCGTTTGGTCCCGGCACAGCAGTGCGCCCCTGGGATGACGGCACTAACTCAGAAGAGAACGCCGTCAAACGCGTTAGCGTCGCCTTTGAGTTTATTGAGAAACTAGGGGCCCCCTACTACGCGTTCCATGATCGCGACGTCTCGCCAGAAGGCGCTTCGCTGAGCGAAACCAACAAGATCTTTGACGCCGTCGCCGCGGCCTTGAAATCCGAGCAAGAGCGGACCGGCATTAAGTTGTTATGGGGAACCGCCAACCTCTTCAGCCATCCCCGTTTCATGCACGGCGCCGCGACCAGTTGCAATGCCGACGCCTTCGCCTTTGGCGCTTCGCAAGTGAAAAAATGTTTGGAAGTAACCAAGGAACTGGGGGGCGAAAACTATGTCTTCTGGGGCGGTCGTGAAGGTTATCAAAACCTGCTGAACACCGACATGAAGCGAGAGCTGGATCACCTGGCGAAGTTCTTTCACTTGGCGGTCGACTACGCTAAAGAGATCGGCTTCACAGGACAGTTCCTCATCGAGCCGAAGCCGAAAGAGCCGACCAAGCATCAATACGACTTCGATTCGGCCAACTGCCTGGCCTTCCTCAAGTCATATGATCTGGACAAGCACTTCAAGCTTAACCTGGAAACCAACCACGCGACGCTCGCTTCGCATACGATGCAGCACGAGTTGGAATACGCCGGTATGAACGGCATCCTCGGTTCGATCGACGCCAACACCGGCGACCTGCTGTTGGGCTGGGACACCGACCAATTCCCAACCAACTACTATCTGACGACCGAAGTGATGCTGTCCATCCTGAAGTATGGCGGCCTCGGCGCTGGCGGCGTCAACTTCGACGCCAAAGTGCGGCGCGAAAGCTTTGAGCCGATCGATCTCTTCTATGCTCATATCGGCGGCATGGACGCGTTCGCCAAGGGGCTGAAAGTCGCCGCCGCAATTCGGGCGGACGGCGAATTCGACAAGTTCACTAAGGCTCGCTACGGCAGCTGGGACAGCGGCGTCGGCGCCGAGATCGAAGCCGGTAAGCACGACCTGAAGTCGTTGGAAAAATATATGCTGGCCAAGGGGGAAGCCGCGGCCAACGTCAGCGGTCGTCAAGAGTTTCTCGAGAACTTGTTCAACCGCTATATGTAG
- a CDS encoding SDR family NAD(P)-dependent oxidoreductase yields the protein MTYWNEKVALVTGASRGLGLAIARQLARQGATVILTARDPADLAAAAESLKGLSGAAIPIAADVTSDDDVKRLEKEIESRYGRLDLLVNNVGISSRGKLLETQLADFRRQWELNVMTAIRCVQAFAPLITQRKGHIVNIGSLASKSAARFIGPYATTKFALAGFTQQLRLELADTGVHILLVCPGPIARNDAGARYDDQASDLPAETRQPGAGVRLKAIDPAQLATAILKGCESRQAELVVPWKARVLFAVAQISPEWGDWLQAKFSSRSSRT from the coding sequence ATGACCTACTGGAACGAAAAAGTTGCGCTGGTGACCGGCGCTTCGCGCGGGCTGGGACTCGCGATCGCGCGACAACTCGCCCGTCAAGGAGCGACGGTCATCTTAACCGCTCGCGATCCAGCCGATCTGGCCGCCGCCGCCGAGTCGCTGAAAGGGCTCTCCGGCGCAGCGATCCCCATCGCGGCGGATGTGACGTCCGATGACGACGTGAAACGTCTCGAGAAAGAAATCGAGTCGCGTTACGGTCGACTTGATTTGCTAGTCAACAATGTTGGGATCTCGTCGCGTGGGAAGCTGCTGGAGACGCAACTGGCCGACTTTCGCCGCCAGTGGGAACTGAACGTGATGACGGCTATTCGTTGCGTCCAAGCCTTTGCTCCCTTGATCACGCAGCGCAAAGGACACATCGTCAATATCGGTTCGTTGGCCTCCAAAAGCGCCGCTCGCTTTATAGGTCCCTACGCGACCACCAAATTTGCATTGGCCGGTTTTACCCAGCAACTTCGGCTGGAACTGGCCGACACTGGGGTTCACATCCTGCTGGTTTGCCCCGGTCCGATCGCGCGCAACGATGCGGGCGCACGCTATGACGATCAGGCCAGCGACTTGCCTGCCGAAACGCGCCAGCCTGGCGCCGGCGTCAGACTGAAAGCGATCGATCCCGCTCAATTAGCGACGGCGATCTTGAAGGGATGCGAAAGTCGTCAGGCCGAGCTTGTTGTGCCCTGGAAGGCGCGCGTGCTATTCGCCGTTGCCCAAATTTCTCCAGAATGGGGAGATTGGTTGCAGGCGAAGTTTTCGTCTCGCAGCTCGCGTACGTAA